From Salvelinus namaycush isolate Seneca chromosome 24, SaNama_1.0, whole genome shotgun sequence, one genomic window encodes:
- the atraid gene encoding all-trans retinoic acid-induced differentiation factor, producing the protein MTAGHSQQNAAVVLLFIHVCFSGGYQLTELQGLCHLCNGTVQNGTAVSQFCSASAGLIDGRCCLLRKENVRDADHVIGLDLSNCSLSRVEDLRDAFNATTIDLSLNPIVNLDDSLFEGFIQLANLILPANLVCPGGNASWDKVKVKGETHFCEGQKDICNQTDYLSLNCPENSLCVPYGPGFFQCSCVEDFRGYKCLREGEFPIIQVFGPLAGSTVLVSILLWVTQRRKAISV; encoded by the exons ATGACCGCTGGACACAGCCAGCAGAATGCAGCAGTGGTCTTGTTGTTCATTCATGTCTGTTTCTCTGGTGGTTATCAACTGACTGAGTTACAG ggccTGTGCCATCTCTGCAACGGGACAGTCCAGAACGGCACAGCTGTGAGCCAGTTCTGTTCCGCGTCTGCGGGTTTGATTGATGGCCGCTGCTGCCTGCTGCGAAAAGAAAACGTCAGGGATGCTGACCACGTCATCGG GTTGGACCTATCAAACTGTTCCCTGAGCCGTGTGGAAGACCTTCGAGATGCATTCAACGCTACAACAAT AGATCTCTCACTGAACCCCATTGTAAACCTGGACGATTCACTGTTTGAAGGCTTTATCCAGTTAGCTAACCT GATTCTGCCTGCCAACCTGGTCTGTCCAGGAGGCAATGCATCATGGGATAAGGTGAAGGTCAAAGGGGAAACTCATTTTTGTGAAGGACAGAAAGACATCTGTAACCAGACTGATTATTTGT CGTTGAACTGCCCTGAGAACTCTCTCTGTGTACCATACGGTCCGGGCTTCTTTCAATGTAGCTGCGTGGAGGACTTCCGTGGATACAAGTGTCTTCGAGag GGAGAGTTTCCTATAATCCAGGTGTTCGGGCCTCTAGCGGGCTCCACGGTCCTGGTCTCCATCCTGCTATGGGTCACCCAAAGACGCAAGGCCATATCAGTCTGA